The genomic segment GAGGGCTGCCAGgatctccttctccttctcctgcacCATCCTCTCCAGggccttcagctgctgcatccTGAACTCCAGCGGGCGGCTCCGGCCCGACCTGAAGGCGGCTCTCGCCCGGCCCACGACCTGCTGCATCCTCTCCATGGTGCTGAGCTCTGAGGGGACACCGGTGacacccagctcagcacagggctctgaggGGACACCGGTGacacccagctcagcacagggctTTGAGGGGACACCGGTGacacccagctcagcacagggctctgaggggacagcggtgacacccagctcagcacagggctctgaggggacactggtgacacccagctcagcacagggccATGCAggactgctcagctctgggaacACCACCATGAGGTGTCCCACCCTGAGCAAGGCTGGGGGATGTTGTCCTTCTTGGAGAGGAGCTCCCACTCTCACGCtgagcatcccagccctgctccacctGCACAGGGCACCTCTCTGAGCAATCTGGGGTTTGCTGCTTGTTCCTGTTCCGAGGGTGCTGTCTCTAAGCCTCAAaccccccagccctcctccctCCGCTCCCAGGGAGGCTCCCAAGGAGCCAAAACACAGAGGTGACCATGGCTGGGTGGGCAgccagctggaagcagagctgtgtgcccagagccagcctgcaCCATCTTCCCCATAACCCTGAGGCCCTCACATGTctccacaaaacacaaaacactgcAGAGATTTCACACTGtttcccaggagcagcatttcACTCTTCAGCCAGGACCAGAGTTCTggtcctgcatccctgcctaACCCATCAAGACACCAAGACCCCCTTTACAACGATTAAATCCTGCCCTCCCCAACCCACTGCCACAGCTGCGTGACACAGCCCCAGAAAGCGAGTGactcattaaaaaatgaaggaaaaaagcgAGTTACCTTCAGAGAAGCTTCTCTCTCCACCAGCCTCCTGTGGCGAGTGCAAGCAGGCACAAGCCcttcccctgccatggctgggggcGATCCCTCCTCCCACggcagtgctggccctggcccagggCTCTTGCTGGCTACAAAATGCCCTTTACCCAACTCCACGCTGGGCTGTGGAGCCCTGGATGGCTGATCCCAGCCAGGGCAGTGACTCAGCCCCGGTGTGGGATGGCAGAGCCCACGTGGCTTTGCCCACGCCGGGCACACGAGGCTGGGGACGAGTGGCCCACGTGCCACAGCTGACAATGCTCAGACTGGGgatccaaaaaacccccaccagGCAGGTGGCAGGCAATCCAGGCATGGATTTGAAATGGGGAAAGCAggccagctgctctgctggctcaaCCCGCTCTCTGCCTGGCTCCAGGAGCATTTTCAGCacccagacccttcccagggTGCCAGGGACAGCTCACAACACACGTGTGCCACTCAGCCAAGTcatggccagagctgggagcagcagagcaggattcCTCAGGAGACTGCCAGGACTTACCACACTCggtttattatttaaattctcCGTGTTTATTTAGTGGCTTGCAAAATGTATCGTCAAAAAGGCTTAGCACATGGATTTTCACCAGACATGAAGAAATCCCACTTATTGCACAGTAAATATGATTTTCTAATCTATATTAATTGCATTTagtaataatttttcaatttgcTTTAACATTAATAGTTCTAAGGCTCTTTCACCTTCAATTCCTTCAGCATCCTTCCCCCAAGCTAGAACAAGCCCCACATTATCCCCCAGTGCAAGATTACAGCACCCTGAGAAGCTCAAACACGAAGGAGCACTCACAAACTTCCAGTAATTGTTTTCCCTTGGAGGAATCTGACCAGGAACAGCTTTGTACTGGCTTTGGCTGGGATTAAGTTAATTTTCAGTTAACTGAAAGTTAAAGTTTTGTCATAGAAGGATGgttgtgttttgaatttgtgaCATTGGGAGTTATGGTGCTTGTCTTCCTGAGTCACCACCAGGTGTGATGatgccctgctctcctggggatggctgaacacctgcctgatGAGGGGAATTAATGAACAAACTCCTTAATTTGCTTTGATCTGCCTGCAAACCCAGTTTTCACTTCACCTATTAAACCATTTTTATCTCAACGtacaagttttctcactttcttccaattctcttccccatcccacagggaaaagcaagtggctgtgtggggtTGGGCTGATCCACAAGGCATTTGTCATTCCCACTTCTCTGAACAGGCCTGAAAGTTCTTTTGCTCCAGCATGAGACACTTATCAGCACAAAACAGGCAGTGCAGGCATCACCTTTGGAATTTTCTAACTGCTAAATAACTGTCAAAGGCACATGATGAAACACAGAGCCCAGCAAGCAGCCCCTGACCAGCTGTGGATGATTCTGGTTTGTAGAGATGTGATGTTTCACCTCAAATAAATGGCAAGGGGAACCTCACTGGGTTTATTCACAGCCATCACTCTTGGCCAAATGGATcagggagcacagcctgccTCAGGCTTGTCACCAAGAGGGTGGGTGTTCAAACCATCCCCaaaactgcagggaaaacacTGTCAATCCAAGGATTGCTGAAACTTCAGCTCCTGATGGTCACTGAGGGAAGGTGAGTGGTTTGGTGCAGGACACTGTGTGTCCCTGGAAGCTCTGCATGGCACGGGGTGCAGGCAGGGACTGGAATTTCTTGCTCTGCAGTCCTCCTTCGGAGAGCTTGTCCCCACTGGTCCCTCTGTTCCAGCATGGCTTTTAAGTAAACAGGAATCTGAGCCTTCTCGTGGTTAGTGCCTCTCTAAGGCAACTCTGTGTGCTCGACAGCTCACTGAAATCAcccagaagaaaagaaaagaatgactTCCCAGCTTAAGGAAACAGACACAAAGCGAGCACCCAGAGTATGACGTGCACATGGCGCCTTCTCCTCTCTTCATCAGTTAACCACCTGTGAGAGCAAAACACAACACCAAGGTCCTGTGAAGGATCTGCTGAGACAAAACCAATTCCCCTTCTAGAAGAGCCCGAAGCAAAGCCCCTTCAGTCAGAGGGTTCCCCACcgtgcagctctcctgcccctcagcaTGCACTGCTTATCTCAGATGCCAGGGAAAGCATCGTGCTCTGGCTCAGCCCCACATTCACTCATCTACAAAGCTTTTCCCAATCTCAAACTAGGTCTAcacacaggagaagaaaaaggctCCTACCTCACCGTGACAGCCACAGCAGTGCTCTGAAACCTGCTCCTCCTTACCACCCACTgggccagcccagcctctgcacagccagcacaaCCAAGAGGGCTTTTCTCTTCAGCACAGACTGGTGGCTCTGAGAAACCCAAATGATTTCAAGATGCTGTGAGTTTCCCCCCCTCTCATTCCCCTACACAGGGCCTgtctccctggctgctgcctcaaGGCCTGGGACAGTTCTTGGCTCTTATATCTCCTCCTGGATTATGTGGGCAGGTTATTTGCCCTGGGATGTTGGGCTCTTGAGTGTCTCCTTGCAGCAGCAACTACTCAGACTGAAGGGCAGGGTCCTGATCCACCCTGCCACCTCCTGTgccctcaggagctgctcccttaAGCTCACTAAACCCCACGGAGCAGTCAGTGAAGGCACATGTCTGGTTTGTCAGACATGGACAACCAACTGTGATCAGCTTAAAGATTCAGATCTTGCTCCTCCACCTCAGGAGGATCCTGAGCCTCCTGTGagcctctgcctcctgcagagaggagaggacaTCCCACCCTTCCATGCTACCCAGCTGGAAACAAgggaggaaatgggaataactgaggtgagatcagacaggagctgcagtgggtgAGGAGGAACAAGAGCTTGTCGCTGACCCCAGCTTTAGGACACAGCTTCCCTCCCCAGGGTGCCATGGCAcaaactgcagctctctgggctgtgaggCAGCTCAAACGCTGCTGAGTGGAAACCACTCCTAACCAGTCCAAAACAACCAACCTCTGCCTCTGGAGGGAGCATCCCACAGGTGTCACCTACCAGGGAAGAGCaacaaggagcagagcagcctgcGAGATCTCTCCGGGGATATTCCTATTCTACAGACTGCTTGCAAGAGTGAGAAGGTAAGAATTTAAGGTGATATCATGACAGAAAAAGAGGTCAGGCTTTATAGAAGGGCTGCAGTTGCAAAGAACAGATCAGGTAAATCACTCATGCACTGGAGCAAAGACCCAAAACTCACCTTAATCATCACTGCTGCCACAacccccagcagggccagcacaaaGAGCCCGATTCGGGCCTTGTTGAACCGCTTCAGGAGGAAGAACTTGGCCCAATCCACCTTCTTCTGGCTGCCAGGGGGGTACCTCATCTTGTTGGTGCTCTCCATCTTCAGGTCCTTGATGAGGCAGGCGCGGCGGTGCGAGAAGGTCTCGAAGCTGTGCTTGCCATGGTAGGCGCCCATCCCGCTGTGGCCtgagggacacagccaggcagcTCACTCAGGCTCAGCCAGACAAAACTCTGCCCACCTGAGGATAACTgacccttccctgcagcacttcTCAGTCTCTGCAATGTCCATCTGTGCTCCAACCCTCTTCTTCCTCACCTCATTTCTACCAATCTGGTTTTAATGCACCTTCCACATCAGGCTGCACTAAATGCTTTAGGCTGTCCAAAAGTACACCCAAAGGTTTTTCCCTCCTGACCCCTGTCATACCCAGAACTCATCACTATTATGAAGACCTGCACAGAGACTCTTTGGCTGTAGGAGGTACAGGGATACTCAGACAAAAACCAGGAGCTGTTGTTCCCTAGCACACACTATGCAGAATGTCCCAACTCTTAAGGAGCTCCAGTAACTTACCAACACCACCAAAAGGCAAAGTTGAGAGGAAGAAATGCATAATGACATCATTTCCAGTCACACCACCACTGGAGGTTTCTGAGATGACCCTCTTGATtaactagaaaaagaaaacaaaacaaaataaaagattaaaaaggCTCAGAGAAGAGACCAGACCATGTAAGTGAGGATACTGGGAAGGGAGCCACACATCAACAATGTTCAtctcctctggcacagcccagacCCACCTGCTTGTTGTTGGAGAAGACATACAGGGCAAGGGGCTTCTCCCGACCATTGATGAACTCAATGGCTTCATCCACACTCCTCACAGTCACaatgggcagcactgggccaaAGATTTCTTCCTCCATCACCTTTGACTCCGGGGAAACATCCGTCAGGATGGTTGGTGCTGAGACAAAATGGGAGAATGAGAGAGCAGCgtgagcaggacacagagctggcccAAGTAAGGcaaagagaccccaaaatcatccaccaccacctcccctcctcagcagctgccaggagcacCTATGAAGCAGGAGGCCTCATCAGTCTCTCCCCCATAAGCGATTTTCTGCCCTTCCAGCAGGCTCTTGACTCTCTTGAAGTGGCGCTGATTGACAATCCTTTCATAGTCCGGAGACGACTTCACATCTTCCCCATAAAATTCCTGACAAaggcacagcagaaacaaaagcgCTCAGCACATTTTCCAAAAGCTCCAGGAAATCTCACCTGGGACAATTCCCATGGCACAAGAGATTCCTGCCTCACCTTCAGAGTTGCCTTGATGTTCTCCACCACCTTGCTCTGGATGGATGGGTCACACAGGATGTAGTCTGGGGCAATGCAGGTTTGCCCACAGTTCATGTACTTGCCCCACGTTATCCGCCTgtgagaagggagaaggggacATGCTTTCTCCATGGTCAGTCCCTCCCACAGCCCTCagccccctgagctggggatgctggccCAGAgatctccccctgccccagtgctgagTGCACCAAGAGTGCAACAAGCTGACCTGCAGGCCACAGCCAGGTCACAGTCCTTGTCGATGTAGCAGGGGCTCTtcccccccagctccagggtgACAGGGGTCAGGTgcttggcagctgctgccatcacAATTTTGCCCACTGCAGTGTTGCCAGTGTAGAGAATGTGATCAAATCTCTGGGTCAGCAGCTCAGTTGTCTCAGGAACTCCTCCAGTGACCACAGggtacagctcctgcagggcaaACACGAGCCTGAGAGTTACCTTGATTCAGAGCACTCACATCAAGGCAGCAGCTCTTCATGTGGCAGAGCACAGATTTATTTGTGGCCTACTTTATAATAGGGACAAAATATAGTGGTATCAGagatctgctctgctccttcccctaaaatgaagttttatttcctACTTTGTGCCACATGAACTAGAAGAAGTGGAGGCTGAGGCCAGGGCTGAGTgtggctgtggagctgctcccacccagTGAGGATCAGGATGAACATGACTGCCAGGCTCTCCCAAGGgctgcctccttcccctgctcctgcctcccaccTAGAGAAGGTGctaactccctggaggaaaaTCCACAGGGCCCTGTGCAGTGACAGCAACAGTCTATCTCTATAACACAGTGCAAGGGATGACAGAACCACCAGGCAAGAGGTGGAGAAACAACACCTCCTCCTCCAAGTGTGGTTCAGCAGGACATGGAAACCCAGGACAGAATGCCATGGAACACACAGTGCCCAGTTCTGAGGAagagccaggcacagccaccaTCCTACACAACGTGTGCTGACATAAGGGcgttcccagcacagctccaaaagagcagctcctgcagtgagAAGTACACACACACCTCTCCATATGGTCATGGGTGTCAAAAAGGCTGTTACACTGCAGCAGCATTGTGTAAGCCCATACACAAACACAGGCAGAATTCGTCAATGTGCCTTTGGACTCTAACTCAACCCTTCCTGTGCCTCCTGCTTATGCTCCTTTGAAGGGAGCAGGCAGTGGAATTGGCTCAAACCTGCAGGAGCCCTTTGGAAGCAGGACAGATCAAGACACTCATATCAGGCATGGGGCCACACTCACCTTGTCCAGGTactgtggcagcagctcagccaccaGCCGAGCCGTGTTCTCGCTGACCTCTGACGGCTTCACCACCACGGCATtgcctgcagggcacagccagcacacactgAGCCCtcacagctcccccagctgcagccaccaccccagcaggctgtgctgagtcCCCACCTGCTGCGATGGCCCCGATCAGGGGCTGCATGACCAGCACAAAGGGGTAGTTCCAGGCCCCGATGACCAGCACCACGCCCAGGGGCTCGTAGCCGATGTAGGCCTCGTCCCTCATGGTCAGCAGGTTCTTCTTGACGGCCTGAGGGGCTGCCCACGATGGCAGCTTCTCCATGGTCAGggccagctcccccagcacgCCCAGGATCTCGTGGCTGTAGGCATTGGGGCCACTCTGTAAAAAcaacagggattttggggaagggatggcaaaGGCACCCACCTCCCACAGCCAccatcacagccctgctgcttcaACGGATCAGAGATGGCCAGTCTGGGTGTGAGAGGCAGAACCCAAAACCTGACAGCAGAGGCAGTCCTGCCTTAGTCTAACTCCTTCCTAGAAATGGTGGCAGAGACCTTTGCCAGTGGGAGCCAGAGCCAATGGGGACAGCACCAAAACTCCTtcagcacagcaaaggcagcCCTTGGCCTTCCCACTGTCTCTTCAGGGCTGACCACAGTCCCTGCACACCTGATGGGAGAAACTCCCCGAGCCAGACCTTGTTCAGATCCGCCTTGAGGGCTGCCAGgatctccttctccttctcctgcacCATCCTCTCCAGggccttcagctgctgcatccTGAACTCCAGCGGGCGGCTCCGGCCCGACCTGAAGGCGGCTCTCGCCCGGCCCACGACCTGCTGCATCCTCTCCATGGTGCTGAGCTCTGAGGGGACAGCGGTcacacccagctcagcacagggccATGCAGGGGACAGCGGTGacacccagctcagcacagggccATGCAGGGGACAGCGGTGacacccagctcagcacagggctctgaggggacaccagtgacccccagctcagcacagggctCTCAGGACACACCGCTgacccccagctcaccccctcggcccccccagccccgctcgtTCCCCGCTCCagccgcgcccccgccccgtCTCCAGCAGCCGCCGCTCGTCCCTAATCCCGCCGCACCTCTCCGAAGCCTTACGTAATTCCCGAGTTAGAAAAGTTTGAAAAGCAGCGCAGGGCGTTGGTGGCAGCGCGGGGATATCACCGAGGAAGCGGGGGCTGCTCCGCTGCGGTGCGCGCACCGCGGTACCGAGCGCGGGCACGGCGCGATGCACGGAACCCCCACACCCCCGGGGAACCGCGGGGACACCCCCAGCGACACCGGGGTGAGGTGACAAccgcggcggcggctgcggcaCGCTGTTTGCCAGCCGCTGGTTGTGCCTCCCCCGGGCAGGACCCTCCGCCCCGGGCAGGAcccgccgcccccgcggccccgccgcccaCCGGggtcgccgccgccgccgccgccgcttcctCTTTCCGCTCACATGGCGGAACCGGAACGGGCGAGGCCGCCGCTCCCCCGCGCTGCCCGGTGGTCCcggagagaggaggaggaggaggagggaaatcAGAGCGGGATGAAGGATGTGTGCCCGGGGTACCCCGCTACCTTGATGCTCCGGGGCTGCCGCGGTGCTGCGGCGCTGGCACTGCCGCGCTGCTTGTGAAACGCTGCGGGGCGTGGGGCTGCTCTGCGGGCGGAGGGCAGAGTCCTGCCGAGCCTTATCGGGGCGATGCTGCCCCAGGGttaccctgccctgcccggccaCGGAGGGCGAGCGAAGCCGCCCAGGTGCTGTCTTAGGACGGTCGAATTAACCTTGGTACTGTCGTGGTGTGGGAAGAgagccagaagaaaaaaatcgCAGAGAAAGGAGCTCGGGCATGGCTGGGCACGTTCCGGTTAAAAATAGACCCGCCACGACTTGTTCTAGGAAAAGCACGggggttattttaaaattgcatgcTGGTTGTGACATGCTGCCTCTCGTGACATGGTTTACCCAGGGCATTTACTGCTAATGCTCCTTGGCTTTAGCATTTACCCCAATAAATCCATCCTGCCACACCCTGACACACAGGCTGGCACCTGGGTGCTCCTGCCCAGGTCATGGGGCTCCCAGCATAGAGCATCCCTTCTCCTGCAAAatttaattcccttttcccacatcagcacagccctgaagtGGGAGTGCTCTTCAGCTTCAGATGGTGCAGAAGCACAATTCCCCCCAGACACCAAGCTTGGCTTCTGCGGTGACTTGGCTTCACTAACACCTCCCGAGCTATGCTCAGCAATTTCACAAGCTGCTGCACAAATTTCAGCAGTAAACACCCTGCTGTGGAGAAGAATGACACGAGCAACTGCTAAAACTTGTGTACAGGAGGCAAcatgaggaggaaaaacaggCTGGGTTGGACAGGGCCCTTCAGGTGGTGTATGGAGAAAAGCTGGGTTTACATTGAAGAAAACATGGGGTAGAAGCAGAAATGCAGATgctcccccttgtcctgtcagcATCCTTGCAGGCACAGCAGgttggagctgtgtgcaggccCAAGGGAATTTGGATAATGGTCCTGCAATCAGAGTAAAAGCCTGAGCTCTCAGCACGGAGCATTACACTGTGCCTGGGGAAATGGTGCTGCAGTGCACTcacccaggctggcagcaggagcagggaggtgcaTGGATTCTCCAGAGCTTGTACAACTCTCAGCCATCAGCCCAGAGGGTTTTCATGTCACAACAGTGCTGCTTGTACTTGGCAGCACACACTGGAAGCCAATGTCCAGCTCCCAGTTATCCCAGTGGTCAGCAGGGATCAACCTTTGCAGAAACGAGGCAGCATCCTGGGAGAGAGTCCCCTTTGGTCCTTGTTGGGACATCTTTTGGCCACTTAAGGACAGGAAACAAGGCTGAGGGCTTTTTTAGCATTGCAGAGTCTCAGCTGGGTGAGACATGTGGATTCCAGGGAAGTGTGGGATCTTGAGTGAGACAGAGGAATACCCCGTGCTCCCCACGCCTCGAGCTGGCagtgttttctattttaattcaaTCACTAAGAAACAATGAAGGGAGCTATTTATGGGAAAGCAGTGGAACTCCAGAGGAACTGGGAGGTGAGCAGTGCTGTAGTTACAAAAGGTGTTTAATTGAGAAGCTAAGCTCAAGATTCCCCCTCCCCTCAGTCCCTGTAGCCCTCACTCCCCTCCTGGAGTCAATTAATGAGACAGGATCCTGCCTtgccctggggagcagcctTTTGTGCTGATCCTTAaaaagcagagcctggggaaggAGGACTTTGGTTTGGAAGATAAACTGTGCAGTATTTGGTTTCAAGAGTCCACCAAATAACACAGCTAATCAATAAATGTCCTTTTAGCTCGTACACCCAGCTCACAGAACATCAAGTTTTCAGATACAATCCTCAATCTCTGCTTGGGTCTGCCCTAGCCCCAAATTCCAAGTGTTTTCTGGAAGTCATAACCCAGCCAGATATAAAACCCAAGCAGCACTCAACCATAAAAAAGCAGGCACAGAAGATGAAGGACAGGGAGAGGTTTTTAAGGAACCTACAGGAATCAATGCAGCTCAGTTCATTTATGGCATCACTTGTTTTGAAAGCTGGGGCTGATCTCACATTCGCAAG from the Catharus ustulatus isolate bCatUst1 chromosome 22, bCatUst1.pri.v2, whole genome shotgun sequence genome contains:
- the LOC117006046 gene encoding aldehyde dehydrogenase family 3 member A2-like isoform X1, encoding MERMQQVVGRARAAFRSGRSRPLEFRMQQLKALERMVQEKEKEILAALKADLNKSGPNAYSHEILGVLGELALTMEKLPSWAAPQAVKKNLLTMRDEAYIGYEPLGVVLVIGAWNYPFVLVMQPLIGAIAAGNAVVVKPSEVSENTARLVAELLPQYLDKELYPVVTGGVPETTELLTQRFDHILYTGNTAVGKIVMAAAAKHLTPVTLELGGKSPCYIDKDCDLAVACRRITWGKYMNCGQTCIAPDYILCDPSIQSKVVENIKATLKEFYGEDVKSSPDYERIVNQRHFKRVKSLLEGQKIAYGGETDEASCFIAPTILTDVSPESKVMEEEIFGPVLPIVTVRSVDEAIEFINGREKPLALYVFSNNKQLIKRVISETSSGGVTGNDVIMHFFLSTLPFGGVGHSGMGAYHGKHSFETFSHRRACLIKDLKMESTNKMRYPPGSQKKVDWAKFFLLKRFNKARIGLFVLALLGVVAAVMIKSHQSVLKRKALLVVLAVQRLGWPSGW
- the LOC117006046 gene encoding aldehyde dehydrogenase family 3 member A2-like isoform X2; its protein translation is MERMQQVVGRARAAFRSGRSRPLEFRMQQLKALERMVQEKEKEILAALKADLNKSGPNAYSHEILGVLGELALTMEKLPSWAAPQAVKKNLLTMRDEAYIGYEPLGVVLVIGAWNYPFVLVMQPLIGAIAAGNAVVVKPSEVSENTARLVAELLPQYLDKELYPVVTGGVPETTELLTQRFDHILYTGNTAVGKIVMAAAAKHLTPVTLELGGKSPCYIDKDCDLAVACRRITWGKYMNCGQTCIAPDYILCDPSIQSKVVENIKATLKEFYGEDVKSSPDYERIVNQRHFKRVKSLLEGQKIAYGGETDEASCFIAPTILTDVSPESKVMEEEIFGPVLPIVTVRSVDEAIEFINGREKPLALYVFSNNKQLIKRVISETSSGGVTGNDVIMHFFLSTLPFGGVGHSGMGAYHGKHSFETFSHRRACLIKDLKMESTNKMRYPPGSQKKVDWAKFFLLKRFNKARIGLFVLALLGVVAAVMIKVVN
- the LOC117006046 gene encoding aldehyde dehydrogenase family 3 member A2-like isoform X3; the encoded protein is MERMQQVVGRARAAFRSGRSRPLEFRMQQLKALERMVQEKEKEILAALKADLNKSGPNAYSHEILGVLGELALTMEKLPSWAAPQAVKKNLLTMRDEAYIGYEPLGVVLVIGAWNYPFVLVMQPLIGAIAAGNAVVVKPSEVSENTARLVAELLPQYLDKELYPVVTGGVPETTELLTQRFDHILYTGNTAVGKIVMAAAAKHLTPVTLELGGKSPCYIDKDCDLAVACRRITWGKYMNCGQTCIAPDYILCDPSIQSKVVENIKATLKEFYGEDVKSSPDYERIVNQRHFKRVKSLLEGQKIAYGGETDEASCFIAPTILTDVSPESKVMEEEIFGPVLPIVTVRSVDEAIEFINGREKPLALYVFSNNKQLIKRVISETSSGGVTGNDVIMHFFLSTLPFGGVGHSGMGAYHGKHSFETFSHRRACLIKDLKMESTNKMRYPPGSQKKVDWAKFFLLKRFNKARIGLFVLALLGVVAAVMIK